One part of the Mycobacterium marinum genome encodes these proteins:
- a CDS encoding ABC transporter ATP-binding protein, giving the protein MIAAQPGPGVPTSDTALRRLVGHAARRSPTATTALRLVRRCVAGNPRLLAAVTAVQLVGTLAALYLPAVDARIIDRGIAQGDTATIIRLGAVMLAAGGIQLLCSVAAVYLGSLVSMGFGRALRRELFDRVTGWSMLEVSRFGASSLLTRTTTDVQTIESTLQQYITTLIATVITGIGGVVMAAHEDAALSWVLLVAVPVLAALTSWIMSHLIAHERGLQKLFDRMNQVVREQLSGIRVVRACAREGFERGRFGQVSASYSRTALAADRWQALLAPVATLVISLSSVALVWFGATAIDAGQMRVGQLLAFMLYAMQILAAASMLSKILANMPAAAASFERINEVLSTDAGLASTPARADHGGGAPARNDAVIGLHNVSFGYPDADRAVLRDLSFTATPGSVTAIVGATGSGKSTMISLLTGLYDVAGGSVRVNGVDVRDCDPEQLRSIAVVPQGGYLFAGSVADNLRYGKPDATNAEMWEALRIAAADGFVAAHPDGLQMPVAQGGVNLSGGQRQRLAIARAVIRRPSVYLLDDAFSALDVRTQRDVWAALRASCPDAAVITVSQRVGAAAEADQVIFLHGGSATGSRAPMGAHESLLADCPRYAEFVAAQAPA; this is encoded by the coding sequence GTGATCGCTGCCCAACCCGGACCGGGCGTGCCAACCAGCGATACGGCGCTGCGGCGCCTGGTCGGCCACGCCGCGCGGCGCAGTCCTACCGCGACCACCGCGCTGAGGCTGGTGCGGCGGTGCGTCGCCGGTAATCCCCGCCTTTTGGCGGCGGTCACCGCGGTGCAGCTGGTCGGCACCCTGGCGGCGTTGTACTTGCCGGCCGTCGACGCCAGGATCATCGACCGCGGCATCGCCCAGGGGGACACCGCCACAATCATCAGGCTGGGGGCGGTGATGCTGGCCGCCGGCGGAATTCAGCTGCTGTGCTCGGTGGCCGCGGTCTACCTCGGCTCGCTGGTCAGCATGGGGTTCGGGCGTGCCCTGCGCCGGGAGCTGTTTGACCGGGTGACCGGTTGGTCGATGCTCGAGGTGTCCAGGTTTGGAGCCTCCTCGCTGCTGACGCGCACCACTACCGACGTACAAACGATCGAGTCGACGCTGCAGCAGTACATCACGACGCTGATCGCAACCGTGATAACCGGCATCGGCGGGGTGGTGATGGCGGCGCACGAAGACGCCGCCCTGTCCTGGGTGCTGTTGGTGGCGGTTCCGGTGTTGGCGGCGCTCACCTCATGGATCATGTCGCACCTGATCGCCCACGAGCGCGGTCTGCAGAAACTCTTTGATCGAATGAACCAGGTTGTACGCGAACAGCTTTCGGGCATCCGGGTGGTCCGCGCCTGCGCTCGTGAAGGGTTCGAACGGGGCCGGTTCGGCCAAGTCAGCGCCAGCTACTCGCGGACCGCGCTGGCCGCCGATCGGTGGCAGGCCCTGCTGGCGCCGGTTGCCACCCTGGTGATCAGCCTGTCCAGCGTTGCGCTGGTCTGGTTCGGCGCGACGGCCATCGACGCCGGCCAGATGCGGGTGGGGCAGCTACTCGCTTTCATGCTGTATGCGATGCAGATCTTGGCCGCGGCGTCGATGCTGTCGAAAATACTGGCCAACATGCCGGCGGCGGCCGCCAGTTTTGAGCGGATCAATGAGGTGCTATCGACCGACGCCGGCCTGGCCTCGACACCGGCCCGAGCCGACCATGGTGGGGGCGCGCCCGCCCGCAATGATGCGGTCATCGGGTTGCACAACGTGAGTTTCGGCTATCCCGACGCGGACCGGGCCGTGCTGCGTGACCTGTCGTTCACCGCCACGCCGGGCAGTGTGACGGCGATTGTCGGCGCCACCGGTTCGGGCAAGTCGACGATGATCTCACTGCTCACCGGGCTCTATGACGTTGCCGGTGGATCGGTGCGGGTGAACGGAGTCGACGTGCGCGACTGCGATCCCGAACAGCTGCGCTCGATCGCGGTGGTCCCTCAGGGCGGATACTTGTTCGCCGGGTCGGTTGCCGACAATCTGCGCTACGGCAAGCCCGACGCCACGAACGCCGAGATGTGGGAGGCGTTGCGCATCGCGGCCGCCGACGGATTCGTGGCCGCCCACCCCGACGGCCTGCAGATGCCGGTTGCGCAGGGCGGTGTCAATCTCTCCGGTGGCCAGCGACAGCGGCTGGCCATCGCCCGCGCCGTCATCCGCCGGCCCTCGGTGTACTTGCTCGACGATGCCTTCTCGGCACTGGATGTGCGCACCCAGCGCGATGTGTGGGCCGCACTGCGCGCCAGTTGCCCCGACGCCGCGGTCATCACGGTGTCACAGCGAGTCGGCGCGGCGGCCGAAGCGGACCAGGTGATTTTCCTGCACGGCGGCTCGGCCACCGGCTCACGCGCCCCGATGGGCGCCCACGAGTCGCTGCTGGCCGATTGCCCGCGCTACGCCGAGTTCGTCGCGGCCCAGGCCCCGGCATAA
- the lipB gene encoding lipoyl(octanoyl) transferase LipB, producing the protein MTGSIRSSTAGIDVRQLGSVDYQTAWQMQRDLADARVAGGPDTLLLLQHPAVYTAGRRTEPHERPGPVFAGAAGAEAIDVVDTDRGGKITWHGPGQLVGYPIIGLAQPLDVVNYVRRLEESLIKVCLDLGLETGRVEGRSGVWIPAGSGRPERKIAAIGVRVSRATTLHGFALNCDCDLAAFTAIVPCGISDAGVTSLSAELGRTVGVEEVRGAVADAVCNALDGALPVRDHRGARVASST; encoded by the coding sequence GTGACCGGGTCAATCCGCTCCAGCACGGCTGGAATCGACGTGCGCCAACTTGGCAGCGTCGATTACCAGACTGCCTGGCAGATGCAACGCGACCTGGCCGACGCCCGCGTCGCCGGCGGCCCCGACACGTTGCTGCTGCTGCAACACCCCGCGGTCTACACCGCCGGACGACGCACCGAGCCGCACGAACGGCCCGGCCCCGTCTTTGCGGGCGCCGCCGGGGCCGAGGCGATAGATGTCGTAGACACAGACCGCGGCGGAAAGATCACCTGGCATGGCCCAGGCCAGCTGGTCGGCTATCCGATCATCGGTTTGGCCCAACCACTCGACGTGGTCAATTACGTTCGGCGCCTCGAAGAATCGCTGATCAAGGTGTGTCTTGACTTGGGTTTGGAGACCGGACGGGTCGAGGGCAGGTCCGGGGTGTGGATACCGGCCGGATCCGGGCGCCCGGAGCGCAAGATCGCCGCCATCGGTGTCCGGGTGTCACGGGCGACAACGCTGCACGGCTTCGCGCTGAACTGCGATTGCGACTTGGCCGCGTTCACCGCGATCGTGCCGTGTGGCATCTCCGATGCCGGGGTGACCTCGCTATCGGCCGAGCTTGGCCGCACCGTTGGCGTCGAGGAGGTCCGCGGCGCAGTCGCCGACGCCGTCTGCAATGCGTTGGACGGAGCCCTGCCGGTCCGCGACCACCGGGGCGCCCGCGTAGCATCATCAACGTGA
- the lipA gene encoding lipoyl synthase, whose amino-acid sequence MNVAPEPGAAGAAAPQGRKLLRLEVRNAQTPIERKPPWIRTRARMGPEYTELKNLVRREGLHTVCEEAGCPNIFECWEDREATFLIGGDQCTRRCDFCQIDTGKPAPLDRDEPRRVAESVHTMGLRYATVTGVARDDLPDGGAWLYAETVRAIKELNPSTGVELLIPDFNGKADQLGEVFEARPEVLAHNVETVPRVFKRIRPAFTYQRSLDVLTAARQFGLVTKSNLILGMGETPEEVRTALVDLHDAGCDIITITQYLRPSPRHHPVERWVRPEEFVEFAQYAEGLGFAGVLAGPLVRSSYRAGRLYEQARSRNTSGASNSG is encoded by the coding sequence GTGAATGTCGCTCCGGAGCCCGGTGCCGCCGGCGCTGCGGCTCCGCAGGGCCGCAAGCTGCTGCGCCTGGAAGTGCGCAACGCGCAGACCCCTATCGAACGCAAACCCCCGTGGATCCGCACCCGCGCCCGCATGGGGCCCGAATACACCGAGCTGAAAAACCTGGTTCGGCGCGAGGGCCTGCACACGGTGTGTGAAGAGGCTGGCTGCCCGAACATCTTCGAATGCTGGGAAGACCGGGAAGCCACGTTTTTGATCGGCGGGGACCAGTGCACCCGTCGTTGTGACTTCTGCCAGATCGACACCGGAAAACCGGCCCCGCTGGATCGCGACGAGCCGCGCCGCGTCGCCGAGAGTGTGCACACCATGGGCTTGCGCTACGCCACCGTCACCGGCGTGGCGCGCGACGACCTGCCCGACGGCGGCGCCTGGCTCTACGCGGAGACCGTGCGCGCCATCAAGGAGCTCAACCCGTCCACCGGCGTCGAGCTGCTGATCCCGGACTTCAACGGCAAAGCTGATCAGCTTGGCGAAGTCTTCGAGGCCCGCCCGGAGGTATTGGCGCACAACGTCGAAACCGTGCCACGGGTTTTCAAACGGATCCGGCCCGCCTTCACCTATCAGCGCAGCCTGGACGTGCTTACCGCGGCCCGCCAGTTCGGGCTGGTGACCAAGAGCAACCTCATTCTTGGCATGGGGGAAACCCCTGAGGAGGTGCGCACCGCGCTGGTCGATCTGCATGATGCCGGCTGCGACATCATCACCATCACCCAATATCTGCGCCCGTCGCCGCGCCACCACCCGGTCGAGCGCTGGGTACGGCCCGAGGAGTTCGTCGAGTTCGCCCAGTACGCCGAGGGGCTGGGCTTCGCCGGGGTGTTGGCCGGTCCGCTGGTGCGCTCGTCCTACCGGGCGGGCCGGCTCTACGAGCAGGCCCGGTCCCGCAACACCTCGGGAGCCTCGAACTCAGGCTAG
- a CDS encoding DUF4191 domain-containing protein: protein MARSRNSAENKAAKAEAKAARKAAARERRTQLWQAFNLQRKEDKRLLPYMIGAFVLIVGISVAVGVWAGGLTMITMIPFGLLLGGLVAFIIFGRRAQRAVYSKAEGQTGAAAWALENLRGKWRVSPGVAATGHFDAVHRVLGRPGVILVGEGSAARVKPLLAQEKKRTARLVGEVPIYDIIVGNGDGEIPLAKLERHLTRLPANITVKQLDSLESRLAALGSRAGAGALPKGPLPNAGKMRGVQRSVRRR from the coding sequence ATGGCCAGATCCCGAAATTCCGCTGAAAACAAGGCCGCCAAGGCCGAGGCAAAGGCGGCCCGCAAGGCCGCCGCCCGGGAACGCCGCACCCAGCTTTGGCAGGCGTTCAACCTGCAGCGCAAGGAAGACAAGCGACTGCTGCCCTACATGATCGGGGCTTTCGTCCTGATCGTGGGCATCTCGGTGGCGGTCGGGGTGTGGGCCGGCGGGCTCACCATGATCACGATGATCCCGTTCGGCTTGCTGCTGGGCGGTCTGGTGGCGTTCATCATTTTCGGCCGCCGCGCTCAACGGGCGGTCTACAGCAAAGCTGAAGGCCAGACCGGTGCGGCCGCCTGGGCGTTGGAGAACCTGCGCGGCAAGTGGCGCGTGAGCCCCGGGGTCGCCGCGACCGGCCACTTTGACGCCGTACATCGGGTGCTGGGCCGGCCCGGCGTGATTCTGGTCGGCGAGGGATCCGCGGCCCGGGTCAAACCGCTGCTGGCACAGGAGAAGAAGCGCACCGCTCGCCTGGTCGGCGAGGTACCGATCTACGACATCATCGTGGGCAACGGCGACGGCGAAATTCCGTTGGCCAAGTTGGAACGCCACCTCACCCGTCTTCCGGCCAACATCACCGTCAAGCAACTGGACTCGCTGGAGTCGCGACTGGCCGCTCTGGGGTCACGGGCCGGCGCCGGCGCCCTGCCGAAGGGGCCGTTGCCCAACGCCGGCAAGATGCGCGGTGTCCAGCGCTCGGTGCGCCGCAGGTAG
- a CDS encoding RDD family protein: MTTESSTSYPGKTLGFPRTGPGSLAGTGRRLAALCVDWLLAYGLALLGAGVGAWPQAMLSTVVLVIWLLMGVLAVRLFGFTPGQLMLGLAVVRLDGRMPVGVGRLAGRGLLIALVVPPLFTDADGRGIHDRLTATAVVRR, from the coding sequence ATGACCACAGAATCGTCCACCAGCTATCCGGGTAAGACGCTCGGGTTCCCGAGAACCGGGCCGGGATCGCTTGCTGGAACGGGGCGCCGGCTGGCGGCGCTGTGCGTCGACTGGCTGCTGGCCTACGGTCTGGCCCTGCTGGGCGCGGGAGTCGGTGCCTGGCCCCAGGCGATGTTGTCGACGGTGGTCCTGGTGATCTGGCTGTTGATGGGTGTACTGGCGGTACGCCTGTTCGGATTCACGCCAGGTCAGTTGATGCTCGGTCTGGCGGTGGTGAGGCTGGATGGACGGATGCCCGTCGGGGTCGGCCGTCTGGCCGGACGCGGACTGCTGATCGCCCTGGTGGTCCCGCCGCTGTTCACCGACGCCGATGGGCGCGGGATCCACGACCGGCTGACGGCCACGGCGGTGGTGCGGCGCTGA
- the glnA gene encoding type I glutamate--ammonia ligase, translated as MTDKTPDDVFKLAKDESVEFVDVRFCDLPGVMQHFTIPISFFDEAVFEEGLAFDGSSIRGFQSIHESDMLLLPDPDTAIIDQFREAKTLNLNFFVHDPFTLEPYSRDPRNVARKAENYLISTGIADTAYFGAEAEFYIFDSVAFDSRTNGSFYEVDAISGWWNTGAANEADGGPNLGYKVRPKGGYFPVAPVDHYVDLRDKMLTNLINAGFSLEKGHHEVGTGGQAEINYKFNTLLHAADDMQLYKYIVKQTAWQAGKTVTFMPKPLFGDNGSGMHTHQSLWKDGTPMMYDETGYAGLSDTARHYIGGLLHHAPSLLAFTNPTVNSYKRLVPGYEAPINLVYSQRNRSACVRIPITGSNPKAKRLEFRCPDSSGNPYLAFAAMLMAGLDGIKNKIEPQAPVDKDLYELPPEEAANIPQAPTQLAAVIDRLEADHEYLTEGGVFTPDLIETWISFKRENEIEPVNLRPHPYEFALYYDC; from the coding sequence GTGACGGATAAGACGCCCGACGACGTCTTCAAACTCGCCAAAGACGAAAGCGTCGAGTTTGTCGATGTGCGGTTCTGCGATCTGCCCGGTGTCATGCAGCACTTCACGATTCCGATCTCCTTCTTCGATGAGGCCGTTTTCGAGGAGGGCCTGGCCTTCGACGGCTCCTCGATCCGCGGATTCCAGTCGATCCACGAGTCCGACATGCTCCTGCTCCCGGACCCCGATACCGCGATCATCGACCAGTTCCGCGAAGCCAAGACGCTGAACCTGAACTTCTTTGTGCATGACCCGTTCACCCTTGAGCCCTACTCCCGCGACCCGCGCAACGTCGCCCGCAAGGCCGAGAACTACCTGATCAGCACCGGCATCGCCGACACCGCCTACTTCGGCGCCGAGGCCGAGTTCTACATTTTCGACTCGGTGGCCTTCGACTCGCGCACCAACGGGTCGTTCTACGAGGTGGACGCCATCTCCGGGTGGTGGAACACCGGCGCAGCCAACGAAGCCGACGGCGGCCCCAACCTCGGCTACAAGGTCCGCCCCAAGGGCGGGTACTTCCCGGTGGCGCCCGTCGACCACTACGTCGACCTGCGCGACAAGATGCTGACCAACCTGATCAACGCCGGCTTCAGCCTGGAAAAGGGCCACCACGAGGTGGGTACCGGCGGGCAGGCCGAGATCAACTACAAGTTCAACACGCTGCTGCACGCCGCGGACGACATGCAGCTCTACAAGTACATCGTCAAGCAGACCGCATGGCAGGCCGGCAAGACCGTGACCTTCATGCCCAAGCCGCTCTTCGGTGACAACGGATCGGGTATGCACACCCACCAGTCGCTGTGGAAGGACGGCACCCCGATGATGTACGACGAGACCGGGTACGCCGGCCTGTCGGACACGGCTCGCCACTACATCGGTGGCCTGTTGCACCACGCGCCTTCGCTGCTGGCCTTCACCAACCCCACGGTGAACTCCTACAAGCGGCTGGTACCCGGCTACGAGGCCCCGATCAACCTGGTCTACAGCCAGCGCAACCGCTCGGCCTGTGTGCGTATCCCGATCACCGGCAGCAACCCGAAGGCCAAGCGCCTCGAGTTCCGTTGCCCCGACTCGTCGGGCAACCCGTACCTGGCGTTCGCGGCGATGTTGATGGCCGGTCTGGACGGCATCAAGAACAAGATCGAGCCCCAGGCGCCGGTCGACAAGGACCTCTACGAGCTGCCGCCGGAGGAAGCCGCAAACATCCCGCAGGCCCCGACCCAGCTGGCCGCGGTGATCGACCGGCTCGAGGCTGACCACGAATACCTCACGGAGGGTGGCGTATTCACCCCCGACCTGATCGAGACGTGGATCAGCTTCAAGCGCGAGAACGAGATCGAGCCGGTCAACCTGCGGCCGCACCCGTACGAGTTCGCGCTCTACTATGACTGCTAG
- a CDS encoding PE family protein: MSYVIAAPEELASAARNLANIGVTINAANANAILATTEVIQPGADAVSAAITALINSHGLGYQSISQQTTAFHDRFVQTVNAAAASYTTTDLTAASLLKSMPAAVNAPAQALFGRPLIGNGSNGAPGTGAPGGDGGLLFGSGGAGGSGAGGQDGGAGGRAGLFGNGGAGGAGGTGQTQGGAGGAGGLFLGNGGAGGPGGSGGLNGGAGGAGGVGGLMFGAGGAGGAGGTGTSGIGGLGGDGGSAGGLSISAGGAGGNGGTGLSGFGGAGGAGGNAGLYGHGGGGGAGGTGTGMGVDNDGIGGAGGAGGSGGWLIGTGGTGGTGGFGDGPLGGQGGDGGNAGLFGVGGDGGLGGTGFFGVGGAGGAAGNAGLISGTGGVGGQGGVGGFGEGGAGGSGGGAGLIGNGGSGGTGGNAVGNSGVGGHGGAGGQGGRLYGNGGVGGNGGFSGPITAGGAGGTGGTGGAAGLFGDGGAGGAGGASGFASGGTGGIGGTGGLLFGTAGDGGNGGFGAGGRGGSGGAGGDAWLFGSGGAGGSGGAGAINDGGSGGAGGNGGRLFGDAGAGGSGGAGGTSFLDTVIVSSNGGAGGNGGSAGLVGNGGAGGAGGQGGLIVSANGNNGGAGGDGGGAGLLLGAGGAGGQGGLGGNTGDGGNGGNGGNAALIGDGGSGGAGGDAGSGDAGDGGDGGDARLVGSGGNGGNGGFSATPAAGGTGGAAGAVFGSDGVDGLP; encoded by the coding sequence ATGTCGTACGTCATTGCGGCACCAGAAGAGTTAGCCTCGGCGGCAAGGAATTTGGCGAATATCGGGGTGACGATCAACGCCGCGAACGCCAATGCGATCCTCGCGACCACCGAAGTCATCCAGCCCGGCGCCGATGCGGTGTCGGCTGCGATCACGGCCCTGATCAATTCGCACGGCTTGGGATATCAGTCGATCAGCCAGCAGACGACGGCGTTTCATGACCGGTTTGTGCAGACCGTCAACGCGGCTGCGGCCAGCTACACAACTACCGACCTCACCGCTGCGTCCCTGCTGAAGAGCATGCCTGCCGCAGTCAACGCACCCGCGCAGGCGTTGTTTGGGCGGCCGCTGATCGGCAACGGCAGCAATGGCGCTCCAGGAACCGGGGCACCCGGCGGCGACGGCGGATTATTGTTCGGCAGCGGCGGAGCCGGTGGGTCCGGCGCTGGCGGTCAAGACGGTGGAGCCGGTGGGCGAGCCGGGCTCTTCGGCAACGGTGGCGCCGGCGGTGCCGGCGGGACGGGCCAGACCCAAGGAGGCGCCGGCGGGGCCGGCGGCCTGTTCTTAGGCAACGGCGGCGCCGGCGGTCCGGGCGGCTCCGGTGGCCTCAACGGGGGTGCCGGTGGTGCCGGCGGGGTCGGCGGGTTGATGTTCGGAGCCGGCGGTGCCGGCGGGGCGGGTGGAACGGGGACCTCCGGTATCGGTGGTTTGGGCGGGGACGGCGGTAGCGCCGGTGGCCTGTCGATCTCCGCCGGCGGGGCCGGTGGCAATGGCGGAACCGGGTTGTCCGGTTTCGGCGGTGCAGGTGGTGCCGGCGGAAACGCCGGACTCTACGGGCACGGTGGTGGCGGCGGAGCCGGCGGCACTGGCACCGGCATGGGCGTGGACAACGACGGTATCGGTGGGGCCGGCGGGGCCGGCGGGTCCGGCGGCTGGCTCATCGGCACCGGCGGAACCGGCGGCACCGGCGGATTCGGCGATGGCCCCCTGGGCGGGCAAGGCGGTGACGGCGGCAACGCCGGACTGTTCGGTGTCGGCGGCGACGGCGGTCTGGGCGGCACCGGCTTCTTTGGGGTCGGCGGAGCCGGTGGCGCCGCCGGCAACGCGGGCCTGATCTCCGGAACCGGCGGGGTCGGCGGCCAGGGCGGCGTGGGCGGGTTCGGCGAAGGCGGGGCCGGCGGGTCCGGAGGCGGGGCCGGGCTGATCGGCAATGGCGGCAGCGGCGGCACCGGCGGCAACGCCGTCGGGAACTCTGGGGTCGGTGGCCACGGCGGCGCCGGTGGCCAGGGCGGCAGGCTCTACGGCAACGGCGGGGTCGGGGGCAACGGCGGATTCAGTGGCCCCATCACCGCCGGCGGGGCCGGTGGCACCGGCGGGACCGGGGGCGCCGCCGGACTGTTCGGTGACGGTGGAGCGGGCGGCGCTGGCGGGGCCAGCGGGTTCGCCAGCGGCGGTACCGGCGGCATCGGCGGTACCGGCGGGTTGCTCTTCGGCACGGCCGGTGACGGCGGCAACGGCGGGTTCGGCGCTGGTGGACGAGGCGGCTCCGGCGGGGCCGGCGGCGACGCCTGGCTGTTCGGCAGCGGCGGCGCCGGCGGCAGCGGCGGGGCCGGCGCCATCAACGACGGCGGCTCCGGCGGGGCGGGCGGCAACGGCGGACGTCTGTTCGGAGATGCCGGAGCCGGTGGGAGCGGCGGGGCCGGCGGAACCAGCTTTCTCGATACCGTAATCGTTAGCAGCAACGGCGGGGCCGGCGGCAATGGCGGCAGCGCCGGGCTGGTCGGCAATGGCGGGGCCGGCGGCGCCGGGGGCCAGGGCGGGCTAATCGTCAGCGCCAACGGCAACAACGGCGGGGCCGGCGGCGACGGTGGCGGCGCCGGGTTGCTGTTGGGGGCCGGCGGCGCGGGGGGCCAGGGCGGCCTGGGCGGCAACACCGGCGACGGTGGCAATGGCGGCAACGGCGGCAACGCGGCTTTGATCGGTGACGGCGGAAGTGGTGGCGCCGGCGGCGACGCCGGCAGCGGCGACGCGGGCGACGGCGGCGACGGCGGCGACGCCCGGCTGGTCGGCAGCGGTGGTAACGGCGGCAACGGCGGATTCAGCGCGACGCCGGCCGCCGGCGGCACGGGTGGCGCCGCCGGCGCGGTGTTCGGCTCGGATGGGGTGGATGGGCTGCCCTGA